Proteins co-encoded in one Cytobacillus sp. NJ13 genomic window:
- a CDS encoding b(o/a)3-type cytochrome-c oxidase subunit 1, with amino-acid sequence MFNPSAKLKVDRRDGKLAMAHFFVAFTALAIGGLAGLLQTLVRSGKFELPAGIGYYQILTVHGVVLGLVLTTFFIMGFQIAATSKTSGTLTNKQRIAGWIGFWLMTAGTVLAAVMILLNEATVLYTFYAPLQAHALYYIGLTLVIVGSWVDGAAIIMKYAEWRRKNPGQPSPLLTFMSLVNTMMWIVATIGVASTVLFQLLPWSLGFVETVNIGVSRTLFWYFGHPLVYFWLLPAYMAWYVVIPKVIGGKIFSDSLARLSFILFLLFSIPVGFHHQLMEPGIDPAWKFFQVILTFLVVIPSLMTAFSLFATFESFGRSKGAKGLFGWVKKLPWGDARFTVPFIGMVAFIPAGAGGIVNASHQMNQVVHNTIWVTGHFHLTVATSVVLTFFGVSYWLIPHLTGRTLTKAMNKLGIIQAVIWAIGMTFMSGAMHAAGLLGAPRRSSYSEYGGAAQAAEWIPYQVAQAIGGSILFIGIILMLYIFINLAFFAPKGEQEFPVGEAADEAEKAPMVFENWKLWLGITVVLILFAYTIPFIDLIQNAPPGAKGYKLW; translated from the coding sequence ATGTTTAATCCTTCAGCAAAATTAAAAGTTGACCGCCGTGACGGAAAATTGGCAATGGCTCACTTTTTCGTTGCATTTACAGCTTTAGCAATAGGCGGCCTTGCTGGTTTATTGCAGACTTTGGTCCGCTCCGGTAAATTCGAGCTACCAGCAGGCATCGGATATTACCAAATTCTCACGGTTCACGGTGTTGTTCTGGGACTTGTACTTACTACCTTTTTTATAATGGGCTTCCAGATTGCTGCAACAAGCAAAACATCAGGGACCCTTACAAATAAACAGCGAATTGCCGGCTGGATCGGTTTTTGGCTGATGACAGCAGGAACTGTTCTTGCAGCTGTCATGATCCTGTTGAATGAAGCTACTGTTCTTTATACTTTCTATGCTCCTCTTCAAGCACATGCATTGTATTATATCGGCTTAACACTTGTTATAGTGGGAAGCTGGGTTGACGGGGCAGCCATCATTATGAAGTATGCAGAATGGCGAAGAAAAAATCCCGGACAGCCAAGTCCGTTATTAACCTTTATGTCATTGGTCAACACGATGATGTGGATTGTGGCAACAATCGGTGTAGCGTCTACCGTTCTTTTCCAGCTTCTTCCTTGGTCATTGGGGTTTGTAGAAACAGTAAATATCGGAGTCAGCCGCACTCTATTCTGGTATTTCGGACATCCGCTTGTTTACTTCTGGCTATTGCCCGCATACATGGCCTGGTATGTTGTTATTCCCAAGGTAATCGGCGGAAAAATATTCTCTGATTCATTGGCACGTTTGTCATTCATTTTATTCCTGCTGTTCTCAATCCCTGTCGGATTTCACCATCAATTAATGGAGCCGGGAATTGATCCAGCATGGAAATTCTTTCAGGTTATCCTAACATTCCTGGTTGTCATTCCATCTCTGATGACTGCATTTTCTCTATTTGCCACTTTTGAAAGCTTTGGCCGTTCCAAAGGGGCCAAAGGATTATTCGGCTGGGTAAAAAAACTGCCTTGGGGAGATGCCCGATTTACTGTTCCTTTCATCGGAATGGTTGCCTTTATTCCAGCGGGTGCAGGCGGTATCGTTAATGCGTCCCACCAGATGAACCAGGTTGTTCATAACACGATCTGGGTAACCGGCCACTTTCACTTAACAGTGGCAACATCTGTAGTACTTACATTCTTTGGGGTTTCTTACTGGCTGATTCCTCATCTGACAGGAAGAACATTAACAAAGGCAATGAATAAATTAGGGATCATCCAAGCAGTTATCTGGGCCATCGGAATGACATTCATGTCAGGTGCCATGCATGCTGCCGGTCTTCTAGGAGCGCCTCGCCGTTCATCATACTCTGAATATGGCGGAGCAGCACAGGCAGCAGAATGGATTCCATATCAGGTTGCACAGGCAATCGGCGGTTCTATCCTATTTATAGGCATCATCTTAATGCTTTATATCTTCATCAACCTTGCCTTTTTCGCACCAAAGGGAGAGCAGGAATTCCCTGTCGGAGAAGCTGCCGATGAAGCCGAAAAAGCTCCAATGGTATTTGAAAATTGGAAGCTTTGGCTTGGAATTACGGTTGTTCTTATTCTATTTGCCTACACCATTCCATTTATAGATTTAATTCAAAATGCACCTCCTGGGGCTAAAGGATATAAGCTTTGGTAG
- a CDS encoding cytochrome c oxidase subunit II yields the protein MHMHKFEKAWLTFGIGSLLVFLTVLGVSAFYLGNQPPSCLATIDPEKVDTTAPFNEPGLKKVEGKDWDYELVYVASAFSYSPAEVEVPYGAKVKIIATTKDVVHGFEVAGSNINMMLEPGYISEHVTTFDKTGEYLIVCNEYCGVGHHMMSSKIKVVE from the coding sequence ATGCATATGCATAAATTTGAAAAGGCCTGGCTCACTTTTGGAATCGGATCGCTGCTTGTTTTTCTAACAGTCTTGGGAGTCAGCGCATTTTACCTGGGCAATCAGCCCCCAAGCTGTTTGGCAACAATTGACCCAGAAAAGGTCGATACTACCGCTCCATTTAATGAGCCAGGACTGAAAAAGGTAGAAGGGAAAGATTGGGATTACGAATTGGTATACGTAGCATCCGCGTTTTCCTATAGCCCGGCTGAAGTGGAGGTTCCATATGGTGCCAAAGTGAAAATTATCGCTACAACCAAAGACGTCGTCCACGGTTTCGAAGTTGCGGGATCAAATATCAACATGATGCTTGAACCCGGCTATATCAGTGAACATGTTACAACATTTGATAAAACAGGCGAATACTTAATTGTATGTAATGAATATTGCGGTGTTGGTCACCACATGATGTCGTCCAAAATTAAGGTGGTGGAATAA
- a CDS encoding cytochrome c oxidase subunit 2A: MAKTELSRKTKTEIEDSSSLKGTLASVFLLGFFLIITWAGVYSLFISRF, translated from the coding sequence ATGGCGAAAACGGAACTCAGCCGAAAAACAAAGACTGAAATAGAGGATAGCTCTTCCTTAAAGGGAACGCTAGCTTCCGTTTTCTTATTAGGATTCTTCCTGATCATTACATGGGCAGGTGTTTATTCATTATTTATCAGCCGCTTTTAA
- a CDS encoding xanthine phosphoribosyltransferase, whose protein sequence is MNMLIEKIKSEGIILSPTVLKVDSFLNHQIDPQLMHEVGKEFADRFSSSGITKILTIESSGIAPAVMAGLHLNVPVVFARKRKSLTLVNDLITASVYSFTKEETSEISVSKKYLSEKDNVLIIDDFLANGQAALGLADIAKKAGSAIAGIGIVIEKGFQNGGQLLREKGFRVESLAIIDSLENGMISFDKTAKKMEELMR, encoded by the coding sequence ATGAATATGCTTATTGAAAAAATAAAGAGCGAAGGGATTATTTTATCGCCGACAGTTTTAAAGGTGGATTCTTTTCTGAACCACCAAATAGATCCTCAGCTAATGCATGAAGTCGGCAAAGAATTTGCAGATAGATTCTCCAGCAGCGGAATTACAAAAATATTGACTATAGAATCTTCGGGGATTGCGCCAGCTGTAATGGCGGGGCTCCATCTGAATGTTCCAGTTGTATTTGCGAGAAAAAGAAAATCTCTCACTCTGGTAAATGACCTGATTACAGCCTCTGTCTATTCTTTTACTAAGGAAGAAACAAGTGAAATTTCTGTTTCAAAGAAATATCTTTCAGAAAAAGATAATGTTCTTATAATCGATGATTTTCTAGCGAATGGACAGGCAGCATTGGGTCTTGCGGATATAGCGAAAAAAGCGGGATCAGCAATAGCAGGGATTGGAATAGTTATTGAAAAAGGCTTTCAAAATGGCGGACAGCTGCTGAGGGAAAAGGGATTTCGGGTTGAATCCTTAGCAATTATTGATTCGCTTGAAAACGGCATGATCAGCTTTGATAAAACAGCAAAGAAAATGGAGGAACTAATGCGATGA
- a CDS encoding nucleobase:cation symporter-2 family protein, with translation MNQNPLKIASLGIQHVLAMYAGAVIVPLIVGGALGLTGEQLTYLVSIDIFMCGIATLLQVWRSRFFGIGLPVVLGCTFTAVGPMIAIGGQYGIPAIYGSILVSGLFVVAVSKYFGKLVKFFPPVVTGSVVTIIGITLIPVAMNNMAGGQGSPDFGSMTNIALAFGTLLFIIILFRFFKGFIRAIAILLGLAAGTITAFFMGMVDFSAVGEASWFHMPSPFYFGMPTFEVTAILTMILVAMVSLVESTGVYFALGDICEEKLEEKDLSNGYRAEGLAIILGAVFNAFPYTTYSQNVGLLQMSGVKTKNVIYTAGAFLVLLGLVPKIGALTTIIPTPVLGGAMVAMFGMVVAYGIKMLSKVEFSSQENLLIIACSVGMGLGVTAVPELFAQMPSSVRILTDNGIVAGSVTAILLNIVFNVAKGKKAVQPASFAEQKAS, from the coding sequence ATGAATCAGAATCCGCTTAAAATTGCTTCCCTTGGAATTCAGCATGTCCTTGCCATGTATGCAGGCGCAGTAATTGTACCATTGATTGTAGGAGGGGCACTGGGCTTAACGGGGGAACAGCTTACCTATCTAGTTTCCATTGATATTTTTATGTGCGGAATTGCAACACTTCTTCAAGTATGGCGCAGCAGATTTTTTGGAATTGGCCTTCCAGTCGTTCTTGGCTGCACATTTACTGCCGTTGGACCTATGATTGCGATTGGCGGGCAATATGGAATACCAGCAATTTATGGTTCCATTCTAGTTTCTGGCTTATTTGTTGTAGCTGTTTCAAAGTATTTTGGAAAACTAGTTAAATTTTTTCCTCCTGTTGTAACAGGGTCTGTTGTTACAATTATAGGAATTACGTTAATTCCTGTTGCAATGAACAACATGGCTGGAGGACAGGGAAGCCCGGATTTTGGTTCCATGACAAACATAGCATTGGCTTTTGGAACTTTGCTGTTCATCATTATTCTCTTCCGCTTCTTTAAAGGCTTTATTCGTGCGATTGCCATTTTGCTGGGGCTGGCTGCTGGCACCATTACAGCGTTTTTTATGGGCATGGTAGATTTCTCCGCTGTTGGGGAAGCTTCCTGGTTTCATATGCCATCACCTTTCTATTTTGGCATGCCGACATTTGAGGTGACAGCGATCCTCACTATGATTCTCGTAGCAATGGTCAGTTTAGTTGAATCTACAGGCGTATACTTTGCCCTTGGTGATATCTGTGAAGAAAAATTGGAAGAAAAAGATCTGTCAAATGGCTATCGTGCCGAAGGACTTGCAATCATCCTTGGTGCTGTCTTTAATGCTTTTCCTTATACAACATATTCGCAAAACGTCGGACTTCTTCAGATGTCAGGCGTTAAAACAAAAAATGTCATATATACAGCAGGGGCTTTTCTTGTACTGCTTGGGCTAGTTCCGAAAATCGGCGCATTGACAACCATTATTCCAACTCCCGTTTTAGGAGGCGCAATGGTAGCCATGTTCGGTATGGTCGTCGCCTATGGAATAAAAATGCTCAGCAAAGTAGAGTTCTCATCTCAGGAAAATTTATTAATCATTGCCTGCTCTGTCGGGATGGGATTAGGAGTAACAGCCGTTCCTGAACTATTCGCGCAAATGCCTTCCAGTGTGCGCATCCTGACTGATAATGGAATAGTGGCAGGCAGTGTGACGGCAATTCTTTTAAACATCGTATTCAATGTTGCTAAAGGAAAAAAAGCAGTTCAGCCTGCATCTTTTGCGGAGCAGAAGGCTTCATAA
- a CDS encoding 3-oxoacyl-[acyl-carrier-protein] synthase III C-terminal domain-containing protein, whose product MPAIVSVAEAIPEHVLTQDQVMDFARDLFSESFKDIERLLKAFRNGQIEKRHFAKGLDWFKTDKSFEDRNNAYIEQAIELGTKAIKCCLENDIFLSKNLQCDEIDAIFTVSSSGIATPSIEARIMNKLPFSEHTKRIPIWGLGCAGGASGLSRAYEYCLAFPEAKVLVLTIELCSLTFQRNDRSKSNLIGTSLFADGAACALITGDDVQRDFQKVSSIPRILGTQSTTMRNSLDVMGWEVKNEGLYVVFSKDIPSIIESWLKPNVTEFLRGKGIEMEEINHFVAHPGGKKVIDAYQKALQFDPDMTRISLDVLKEFGNMSSATILYVLKRFMVIGRQGDTGLATALGPGFSSELLLLKWE is encoded by the coding sequence ATGCCAGCAATTGTATCAGTTGCAGAAGCAATACCTGAACATGTTCTGACACAGGATCAGGTAATGGATTTTGCCAGAGATTTATTTTCAGAGTCCTTTAAGGATATTGAACGCCTATTGAAAGCTTTCCGCAACGGTCAAATTGAAAAGCGCCACTTTGCAAAGGGACTCGATTGGTTTAAAACAGATAAATCATTTGAAGATCGAAACAATGCTTACATTGAACAGGCTATTGAACTGGGTACAAAGGCCATAAAGTGCTGTCTGGAAAATGACATTTTCCTGAGCAAGAATCTCCAATGCGATGAAATCGATGCCATTTTTACTGTTTCAAGTTCAGGAATTGCCACACCGAGCATTGAAGCAAGAATCATGAATAAGCTTCCATTTTCTGAACATACCAAGCGAATACCGATATGGGGACTGGGTTGTGCGGGCGGAGCTTCAGGTCTTTCAAGAGCCTATGAATATTGCCTGGCTTTCCCTGAAGCAAAAGTACTGGTATTAACCATAGAATTATGCAGCTTGACCTTTCAGCGCAATGACCGGTCAAAGAGCAATCTAATCGGTACCTCTCTTTTTGCTGACGGTGCAGCATGTGCGCTGATAACGGGTGATGACGTTCAAAGGGATTTTCAAAAGGTGTCATCCATTCCGAGGATTTTGGGAACCCAATCAACAACGATGCGCAATTCTTTGGATGTAATGGGCTGGGAAGTAAAGAATGAAGGCTTATATGTGGTTTTCTCAAAGGATATACCATCCATAATAGAGAGCTGGCTGAAGCCGAATGTAACGGAATTTCTAAGGGGAAAAGGCATAGAAATGGAAGAGATAAACCATTTTGTTGCCCATCCTGGCGGCAAAAAAGTCATTGATGCTTATCAGAAAGCACTGCAATTCGATCCTGATATGACAAGAATTTCACTTGATGTATTAAAGGAATTCGGGAATATGTCATCTGCAACCATTCTTTACGTATTGAAAAGGTTTATGGTGATCGGCCGACAGGGAGATACCGGGCTTGCAACTGCCCTTGGCCCGGGATTTAGCTCGGAATTACTGCTGCTGAAATGGGAGTGA
- a CDS encoding isoprenylcysteine carboxylmethyltransferase family protein, translating into MLFKIFIAVIILQRAAELAVARNNEKWMKGRGALEFGQRHYPWIVAVHASFFICFLVEVTIFEKDLSPLWPILLILFFLTQAGRIWALFSLGKYWNTKIIVMPGAKVVRRGPYRFIKHPNYVIVAAEFLVIPLMFQAYITAAVFTLLNIKVLSVRIPAEEKALKELTEYEEAFLRLRPGLNRDIKKV; encoded by the coding sequence ATGCTGTTCAAAATATTTATTGCAGTCATCATTTTGCAGAGGGCAGCAGAGCTTGCTGTAGCCCGAAATAATGAAAAGTGGATGAAAGGCCGGGGCGCACTGGAATTTGGCCAGCGGCACTATCCCTGGATCGTTGCGGTTCACGCTTCCTTTTTTATTTGCTTTCTGGTTGAAGTAACCATCTTTGAAAAAGACCTGTCCCCTCTTTGGCCCATTCTTCTGATTCTTTTCTTCCTTACCCAGGCGGGAAGAATATGGGCACTATTCTCTTTAGGGAAATACTGGAATACTAAAATCATTGTCATGCCGGGGGCCAAGGTCGTCAGAAGGGGGCCATACCGCTTTATAAAGCATCCCAATTATGTAATTGTTGCTGCTGAATTTCTCGTGATACCTTTAATGTTTCAGGCTTATATCACAGCGGCTGTATTTACTCTGCTGAACATAAAGGTACTTTCGGTCAGGATACCAGCCGAAGAAAAAGCACTAAAAGAATTGACAGAATACGAAGAAGCTTTTTTACGATTAAGGCCAGGCCTGAATAGAGATATTAAAAAAGTTTGA
- a CDS encoding dynamin family protein, with product MADTILQPGLQQTELMNRITAIYTFAQRNGDSQTAKRAKDLLIKLRDQEFAIAFCGHFSAGKSSMINKLAGEDLLPSSPIPTSANLVKVKSGEEDYAKVIFKEGKPRIYPAPYDYGQVKSYCKDGDSIHSIEISHSATSLPKKAVIMDTPGIDSTDDAHRIATESALHLADLVFYVMDYNHVQSELNFLFTKELTAAGKEVYLVINQIDKHRDEELSFEQFKESVKESFASWGVKPARIFYTTLKDENHQANDFKALKNFINSSIDNREVLLPQSVFHSLKKLTEDHLAFLGDAHAAEKDKWEEKLAELDQEERDQLGNRLQELENQLNKLKSSIHEADIELSGKLDEILKNAYLMPFQTRELAESYLESCQPSFKIGLFFSKQKTEQERSVRLDRFYQDFSEKVKSQLEWHIKELFLQQFKQHNIHDSEILAQVQSFKLSFESAVLAETVKSGAVVSGDYVLQYTNDTAEAVKRIAKKNAAFLKNALLEALEENNSQDQTVLVNEIRKLTAYAEALSAIKALNEKVIKASAEMKVYLTGDFAHDEFQEQGKMLAAEDVDEAEVVFLHEDKIEKEKVLNKPEKSAEEEQTGETVPAVSVQPVIEKLQFTANAVKDIPGFKKLAADLADKASRLESKEFTVALFGAFSAGKSSFANALIGNKLLPVSPNPTTAAINKIKPVSAENEHGTVLVKVKDSKTLLNDINHSLKVFDYSAGNFGDAAAAIKKITGENQDFDANEKTHFAFLNAFMRGFNFFTDQLGKVIKADLEEFRDYVANEEKSCFVETIEVYFDCELTRQGITLVDTPGADSINARHTGVAFEYIKNSDAILFVTYYNHAFSKADREFLIQLGRVKDTFSLDKMFFIVNAIDLANSEEEKDSVLEYVEEQLVQYGIRRPHLSGISSLQALEEKLDSSKEKVSNIGSFEKSFYSFINQDLLNISISSAETEWRRLLAQLRSYISSSQENKEVRFEKLKQLEEEHQTVAEIIRGQKSELLSQRLEQETDELVFYIKQRVFLRFFDFVKEAFNPSVLKDDGRNLKKVLKIALDEFLESFGFDFAQELRATTLRLESYISKLIGQQQETILKKAANVNSDLSFSTYEPLKMESIEFDSAFSNEDPNQFKKALSYFKNPKTFFEKNERKLLADELEKNLQEPADRYLQAESTRLKFHYSSLLTAEFERLLNSLIEQNNEYYEGITAALKDDFPIEELKEIERNIAQYE from the coding sequence ATGGCTGACACGATTTTGCAACCTGGATTGCAGCAAACTGAATTAATGAACAGAATAACTGCTATATATACATTCGCCCAGAGAAATGGGGATAGCCAGACAGCTAAAAGAGCTAAGGATCTCTTAATTAAGCTAAGAGACCAGGAATTTGCCATCGCTTTTTGCGGACATTTTTCAGCTGGGAAATCGAGCATGATTAACAAGCTTGCAGGAGAGGACCTTCTTCCGTCCTCGCCGATACCAACCAGTGCCAACCTGGTAAAAGTCAAATCAGGTGAGGAAGATTATGCAAAAGTTATTTTTAAGGAAGGAAAGCCAAGGATTTATCCAGCTCCGTATGATTACGGACAGGTAAAATCCTATTGCAAGGACGGCGATTCAATTCATTCCATTGAAATAAGCCATTCTGCCACCAGTTTGCCCAAGAAGGCAGTAATTATGGATACACCTGGAATCGATTCTACAGATGATGCGCATAGAATTGCTACTGAATCTGCTCTTCATTTGGCTGACCTCGTTTTTTATGTTATGGATTATAACCATGTCCAGTCGGAATTAAATTTTCTTTTTACAAAAGAACTGACGGCTGCAGGAAAAGAAGTTTATCTTGTTATCAATCAAATTGATAAACACCGGGATGAAGAGCTCAGCTTTGAACAATTTAAAGAAAGCGTAAAGGAATCATTTGCATCCTGGGGAGTAAAGCCTGCGCGGATTTTTTACACCACGTTAAAAGACGAAAATCACCAGGCAAACGATTTTAAGGCACTTAAGAACTTTATTAACAGCAGCATTGATAACCGTGAAGTGCTTTTGCCCCAGTCCGTTTTTCATTCTTTAAAGAAATTAACAGAGGATCATCTGGCATTTTTAGGAGACGCCCATGCAGCTGAAAAAGATAAATGGGAAGAAAAATTGGCTGAATTAGATCAGGAAGAACGGGATCAGCTCGGAAACAGGCTGCAAGAGTTAGAGAATCAGTTGAATAAGCTAAAGTCTTCCATACATGAAGCAGATATTGAGTTATCCGGAAAGTTAGATGAGATTTTAAAAAACGCTTATTTAATGCCTTTCCAGACGAGGGAACTGGCAGAATCTTACCTTGAGTCGTGCCAGCCTTCGTTTAAAATTGGCCTATTTTTCAGCAAACAGAAAACGGAGCAGGAAAGGTCAGTGCGGCTTGACCGCTTCTATCAGGATTTTTCCGAAAAGGTTAAGTCTCAGCTGGAGTGGCATATAAAAGAGCTGTTTTTACAGCAGTTCAAGCAGCATAATATCCATGACTCAGAAATTCTTGCACAAGTTCAGAGCTTCAAGCTTTCCTTTGAATCAGCAGTTTTAGCCGAAACAGTAAAATCCGGCGCCGTGGTTTCAGGAGATTATGTTCTTCAGTATACAAACGACACAGCAGAGGCTGTAAAGAGAATTGCCAAAAAGAATGCAGCTTTCTTGAAAAATGCACTTCTGGAAGCGCTTGAAGAAAATAACAGTCAGGATCAAACTGTACTGGTCAATGAAATTCGCAAGCTTACAGCCTATGCTGAAGCCCTTAGTGCAATTAAAGCTCTCAATGAAAAAGTAATTAAGGCATCTGCCGAGATGAAAGTCTATCTGACAGGTGACTTTGCTCATGATGAGTTTCAAGAGCAAGGCAAAATGCTTGCAGCAGAAGATGTCGATGAAGCTGAAGTTGTTTTCCTGCATGAAGATAAAATTGAGAAGGAAAAGGTGCTCAATAAACCTGAAAAATCTGCTGAAGAAGAGCAGACAGGGGAAACTGTTCCTGCGGTTTCCGTTCAGCCTGTTATTGAAAAGCTTCAATTCACCGCTAATGCAGTAAAAGATATCCCAGGTTTCAAAAAGCTTGCAGCTGATTTGGCAGATAAAGCATCAAGGCTTGAGAGCAAAGAATTCACAGTTGCCCTTTTTGGTGCATTTAGTGCAGGGAAGTCCTCCTTTGCCAACGCTTTAATCGGGAATAAACTGCTTCCGGTTTCACCAAATCCCACTACAGCTGCAATCAACAAAATTAAGCCTGTTAGTGCAGAGAATGAGCATGGAACCGTTCTTGTAAAAGTAAAGGATTCGAAGACTCTCTTAAATGATATCAATCATTCATTGAAGGTCTTTGATTATTCTGCAGGAAACTTCGGCGATGCTGCTGCAGCGATTAAGAAGATCACTGGGGAAAACCAGGATTTCGATGCGAATGAAAAGACACACTTTGCATTTCTTAATGCGTTTATGAGAGGTTTTAATTTCTTCACAGATCAGCTTGGGAAAGTCATAAAAGCTGATTTGGAAGAGTTTAGGGATTATGTTGCAAATGAAGAAAAATCATGCTTCGTTGAGACGATTGAGGTTTACTTTGATTGTGAACTGACAAGGCAGGGAATTACCCTTGTTGACACACCTGGGGCAGATTCGATTAATGCGAGGCATACCGGGGTTGCATTTGAATATATAAAAAACTCAGATGCAATCCTTTTTGTAACTTATTATAATCATGCCTTTTCGAAAGCCGATAGAGAGTTTCTTATTCAGCTTGGAAGGGTCAAAGACACCTTCTCTCTTGATAAAATGTTCTTTATCGTCAATGCCATTGACCTTGCCAATAGTGAAGAAGAAAAGGATTCGGTACTGGAGTACGTTGAAGAGCAGCTGGTGCAATACGGAATCCGCCGGCCCCATCTGTCTGGCATTTCAAGCCTTCAAGCTCTGGAAGAGAAGCTGGATAGCAGCAAAGAGAAAGTTTCCAATATCGGCTCATTTGAAAAAAGCTTTTACTCCTTTATTAATCAAGACCTGCTGAATATTTCCATTTCATCAGCAGAAACAGAGTGGAGGCGCCTATTAGCTCAGCTCAGGTCTTACATTTCTTCCTCACAGGAAAATAAAGAAGTCAGGTTTGAAAAGCTGAAACAGCTTGAGGAAGAGCATCAAACGGTTGCTGAAATTATCCGTGGACAAAAATCCGAACTGCTGTCCCAAAGGCTTGAACAGGAAACGGATGAGCTTGTCTTTTACATCAAGCAAAGAGTGTTTCTTCGTTTCTTTGACTTTGTTAAGGAGGCTTTCAACCCTTCAGTCCTGAAAGATGATGGCCGGAACTTAAAGAAAGTGCTTAAAATCGCTCTTGATGAATTCCTGGAAAGCTTTGGATTTGATTTTGCCCAAGAGCTTCGTGCAACAACATTAAGGCTTGAATCCTATATATCCAAGCTGATCGGTCAGCAGCAGGAGACTATTTTGAAAAAAGCCGCCAATGTGAACAGTGATTTGTCTTTTAGCACATATGAGCCATTAAAAATGGAAAGTATTGAATTTGATTCAGCATTTTCCAATGAAGATCCGAATCAATTTAAAAAAGCTCTATCCTACTTTAAAAATCCAAAAACGTTTTTTGAAAAGAATGAACGCAAGCTGTTAGCGGATGAACTGGAGAAGAACCTGCAGGAACCTGCAGACCGTTACCTGCAAGCTGAAAGCACCAGACTAAAATTCCATTACAGCAGCCTGCTGACGGCCGAATTTGAGCGGCTGCTCAATTCGCTGATTGAACAGAACAATGAATATTATGAAGGAATTACGGCTGCTTTAAAAGATGATTTCCCAATTGAAGAGCTGAAAGAAATTGAGAGGAACATTGCACAGTACGAATAA
- a CDS encoding nucleotidyltransferase domain-containing protein, translating into MEKWLSDAEEKYNIDILFACEAGSRAWGTDDAESDYDIRFIFKHKDLKAYLALERAKEVIDANTPYDVHGWDIFKAFDLMQKSNPSIFEWAYSPIIYKDKDGFSNRLRSIAEKEFSRYKLFQHYTQLFSRNLGEAVKKEEFTIKKQKLLIQAVRACLISRQLLQQNNLNGDFLYTGLFCLKEEDEITLFYQALANAKKRGGLIQEHLANQIAETLESEREVLYIAGESMAKEKGKVSGLNEWLWELLKV; encoded by the coding sequence ATGGAAAAATGGCTTTCCGATGCTGAAGAAAAATACAATATTGACATCCTTTTTGCATGTGAAGCAGGAAGCAGGGCCTGGGGGACAGATGATGCGGAATCAGATTATGATATCCGCTTCATCTTTAAACATAAGGATCTGAAAGCATATCTTGCCCTTGAACGTGCAAAAGAGGTTATTGATGCAAATACCCCTTATGATGTGCACGGCTGGGATATTTTTAAAGCATTTGACCTTATGCAGAAATCTAATCCAAGTATTTTCGAATGGGCATACTCACCCATCATCTACAAGGATAAGGATGGCTTTTCAAATAGGCTAAGGAGTATCGCGGAAAAAGAGTTCTCACGATATAAGTTATTCCAGCATTACACCCAGCTTTTTTCCCGCAATCTTGGTGAAGCGGTTAAAAAAGAGGAATTTACAATTAAGAAACAGAAGCTGCTAATTCAGGCGGTAAGAGCCTGCCTCATTTCAAGGCAGCTGCTTCAGCAAAATAATTTAAACGGAGACTTTTTGTATACAGGTCTCTTTTGTTTAAAGGAAGAGGATGAGATTACCCTCTTTTATCAGGCCCTGGCTAATGCAAAAAAACGTGGGGGTCTTATTCAGGAGCATTTAGCAAATCAAATAGCTGAGACACTCGAGTCAGAAAGGGAAGTCCTCTATATTGCCGGTGAATCAATGGCAAAAGAAAAAGGCAAAGTATCCGGACTGAATGAATGGCTTTGGGAACTACTGAAAGTTTAA